One segment of Micromonospora parathelypteridis DNA contains the following:
- the pglZ gene encoding BREX-2 system phosphatase PglZ, producing the protein MSISRVAVRPAAVRRKVEAWLAERDDAEAIVLLARPEWTDDPVLTIDDTRVRVVPCPTPIAARAALADRADHEKLVLLTDLTDTELGDGLLAHVSLQTGRSVDPWDLVGQAFGGQVRPESTLVRTGRWVADALTELAPVAGWPPPAGTILTRDHALRHLAGAVLALDPDELDGAGLLQWSTDAPTQMRFVELPAVWADGIEAFLVEAAGPIAVPVLAAVRAGHGTDAIPLGLLAGVLWPRSPGRAPDVEIAVARTRLEPRFGGTRLTDGQATLFAEAAEAWIYRALDGDDAVRHDAHRLLRRAEELAAEIDVTERLVASTLLPAGFTQRMRAFGAAVRLALPRSSALAPARDLVEKAQDRLAEVEAHRSADRSRVETARMAVRLLRWLAISEGRAPATMLAALQRQIRDDGWVDRARLDVFAGDVDQQVAQAYRALHAAVDVRRARHNREFAEQLQDMIGAEREPGTLIQVEDVLNRVVRPILDNGRRVLLLLLDGMSAAAGIEIADSLGRSGAWTELTPDGGPRTGVLAALPTVTVVNRCSLFTGRITVGDRAAEQRAFSAQFPDSVLLHKADLRTPAGLAVDPEVAAAIADSAVPMVAAVINTIDDALDRSDPGTIEWSTDTVNGLRDLLAVAQDRVVVLVSDHGHVVDRGSEAVLLSSDSSENRWRPATVAPRDGELLFAGSRVALGDGRVILPWREELRYGPRKAGYHGGAAPAEVVIPLLVFAAQDEHAVPGWAGAPVSSPEWWREPIRQPASNGTAVVAPRPGTRPTSRSASGPKKPVQDEGLFDLPSPAPAAPPPPTATPVPAEPALVLVDALLASPVYADRRDARAPIPDERVAAMLTTLVVGHGRAALETLATRAGVPVHRMPGTFAALRRLLQVEGYPVLSLDPDGRTAKLDIPLMIEQFGLEPT; encoded by the coding sequence GTGAGCATCAGTCGGGTAGCCGTCCGCCCGGCTGCCGTCCGTCGCAAGGTTGAGGCGTGGCTCGCCGAGCGGGACGACGCCGAGGCGATCGTGCTGCTCGCCCGCCCGGAGTGGACCGACGATCCCGTCCTCACCATCGACGACACCCGGGTGCGCGTCGTGCCCTGTCCGACGCCGATCGCGGCCCGGGCCGCGCTGGCCGACCGGGCGGACCACGAGAAACTCGTCCTGCTCACTGATCTGACCGACACCGAGCTGGGCGACGGATTGCTCGCCCACGTCAGTCTCCAGACCGGCCGCAGCGTCGACCCCTGGGACCTCGTCGGCCAGGCGTTCGGTGGCCAGGTGCGGCCGGAATCGACCCTGGTCCGTACCGGTCGGTGGGTCGCCGACGCGCTCACCGAACTGGCTCCGGTCGCCGGTTGGCCGCCGCCCGCCGGCACCATCCTCACCCGCGACCATGCGCTGCGGCACCTTGCCGGAGCGGTACTCGCGCTCGATCCGGACGAGCTGGACGGTGCCGGGCTGTTGCAGTGGAGCACGGACGCGCCCACCCAGATGCGGTTCGTCGAGCTGCCGGCTGTCTGGGCCGATGGCATCGAGGCCTTCCTGGTCGAGGCGGCGGGGCCGATCGCCGTCCCGGTGCTGGCCGCCGTGCGTGCCGGCCACGGAACCGACGCGATCCCGCTCGGTCTCCTGGCCGGCGTGCTCTGGCCGCGCAGCCCGGGGAGGGCACCGGACGTGGAGATCGCGGTCGCTCGTACCCGGCTGGAGCCGCGCTTCGGCGGCACCAGGCTCACCGACGGCCAGGCGACCCTGTTCGCCGAAGCCGCCGAGGCGTGGATCTACCGCGCACTCGACGGTGACGATGCGGTACGGCACGACGCGCACCGTCTGCTACGCCGGGCCGAGGAACTCGCCGCCGAGATTGACGTGACCGAGCGGCTGGTCGCTTCCACCCTGCTGCCGGCCGGCTTCACCCAGCGGATGCGGGCCTTCGGCGCTGCGGTCCGGCTGGCCCTGCCCCGGTCCAGCGCCCTCGCACCCGCCCGCGACCTGGTCGAGAAGGCGCAGGACCGGCTCGCCGAGGTCGAAGCCCACCGCTCCGCGGACCGCTCCCGGGTGGAGACGGCGCGGATGGCCGTGCGGCTCCTGCGCTGGTTGGCGATCAGCGAGGGACGCGCGCCGGCCACCATGCTCGCCGCCCTGCAGCGGCAGATCCGCGACGACGGCTGGGTGGACCGGGCCCGACTCGACGTGTTCGCCGGCGACGTCGACCAGCAGGTCGCACAGGCGTACCGCGCCTTGCACGCAGCCGTCGACGTGCGGCGTGCCCGGCACAACCGGGAGTTCGCCGAGCAACTGCAGGACATGATCGGCGCCGAGCGTGAGCCGGGGACTCTGATTCAGGTGGAGGACGTCCTGAACCGGGTGGTCCGGCCGATCCTCGACAACGGCCGCCGGGTCCTACTGCTGCTTCTCGACGGCATGAGCGCGGCGGCCGGCATCGAGATCGCGGACTCGCTGGGGCGCAGCGGGGCCTGGACCGAGCTGACCCCCGACGGAGGCCCGCGAACCGGGGTGCTCGCCGCCCTTCCGACCGTCACTGTCGTCAACCGGTGCAGCCTGTTCACCGGACGCATCACTGTCGGTGACCGCGCCGCCGAACAACGGGCTTTCTCCGCCCAGTTCCCGGACAGCGTCCTGCTGCACAAGGCTGATCTGCGCACTCCGGCTGGGCTGGCGGTCGACCCCGAGGTCGCTGCCGCGATCGCTGACTCGGCCGTCCCTATGGTGGCGGCCGTGATCAACACGATCGACGACGCCCTGGACCGTAGCGATCCGGGCACCATCGAGTGGAGCACGGACACCGTCAACGGCCTGCGCGACCTGCTGGCGGTTGCCCAGGACCGGGTGGTGGTGCTGGTCTCCGACCACGGTCACGTAGTCGACCGTGGCTCGGAGGCCGTGCTGCTGTCGTCGGACTCCAGCGAGAACCGGTGGCGCCCGGCGACCGTCGCCCCCCGCGACGGAGAGCTGCTCTTCGCCGGTAGTCGGGTGGCGCTCGGCGACGGTCGGGTGATCCTGCCCTGGCGGGAGGAGCTGCGATACGGCCCCAGGAAGGCTGGTTACCACGGTGGCGCCGCACCCGCCGAGGTCGTCATCCCCCTCCTGGTTTTCGCCGCTCAGGACGAACACGCGGTGCCGGGGTGGGCTGGCGCCCCGGTTTCCAGCCCTGAATGGTGGCGGGAACCGATCCGGCAGCCAGCGTCGAACGGCACCGCCGTCGTGGCTCCCCGACCGGGCACCAGACCGACCAGCCGGTCGGCCAGCGGTCCCAAGAAACCAGTTCAGGACGAGGGCCTGTTCGACCTGCCGTCGCCCGCACCCGCCGCTCCGCCACCGCCTACGGCGACACCGGTCCCGGCGGAGCCCGCGCTGGTACTCGTCGATGCGCTGCTGGCCAGCCCCGTGTACGCGGACCGCCGGGACGCCCGAGCGCCGATCCCTGACGAGCGGGTGGCCGCCATGCTCACCACGCTGGTCGTCGGCCACGGCCGAGCGGCCCTGGAGACCCTGGCCACCCGGGCCGGTGTCCCGGTCCACCGGATGCCCGGCACGTTCGCCGCCCTGCGACGACTGCTGCAGGTCGAGGGGTATCCGGTTCTCAGCCTCGACCCGGACGGACGGACCGCGAAACTGGACATCCCGCTGATGATTGAACAGTTCGGGCTGGAGCCGACGTGA
- the brxD gene encoding BREX system ATP-binding protein BrxD codes for MTVGVSARRRRDIIDALRRGAVPSNGLDALAVGLDRFTAALAEDLDRASGGGSVFKAVRGDYGAGKTFFTRWLGEQAKRRGFAVAEVQISELETPLHRMETVYRRLVEQLTTEQFAPSALRPVLDGWIFALEEDVLAGGQVFEADAESLDREVGELLERRLAGISRRTPGFAAALRGYRTAVAVGDQATADGLAAWLGGQPHVAASARRAAGVKGDLDHFGALSFLQGLLAVLQDSGHAGLLVVLDEVETLQRVRSDARDKALNALRQLVDDIYAGRFPGLFLLITGTPAFFDGQQGVQRLPPLAQRLATDFGAEPRWDNPRATQLRLPGFTEDALVQLGVRVRAIYGSSRVSDLVDDNYLSELARAVAGRLGGRVGVAPRVYLKKLVADVFDRVDQFDDWDPRRNYELTLRSDELTEIERNAASADDINLSM; via the coding sequence GTGACGGTCGGGGTGAGCGCCCGTCGTCGTCGGGACATCATCGACGCGCTTCGACGGGGGGCCGTGCCCTCCAATGGTCTGGACGCCCTCGCGGTCGGACTGGACCGTTTCACGGCCGCGCTCGCAGAGGACCTCGACCGGGCATCCGGAGGCGGTAGCGTCTTCAAAGCAGTGCGCGGCGACTACGGCGCCGGAAAGACGTTCTTCACGCGTTGGCTGGGGGAGCAGGCGAAGCGACGCGGATTCGCGGTCGCCGAGGTGCAGATCTCCGAGTTGGAGACGCCGCTGCATCGGATGGAAACCGTCTACCGACGGCTCGTCGAGCAGTTGACGACGGAACAGTTCGCCCCGAGCGCGCTCCGACCCGTGCTGGACGGCTGGATCTTCGCGCTCGAAGAGGACGTCCTGGCCGGGGGCCAGGTTTTCGAGGCGGACGCCGAGAGTCTCGACCGGGAGGTTGGCGAGCTTCTCGAACGTCGTCTGGCGGGTATCTCCCGGCGTACCCCTGGCTTCGCGGCGGCCCTGCGCGGCTATCGCACCGCCGTCGCCGTCGGTGATCAGGCCACCGCCGACGGGCTCGCCGCATGGCTCGGTGGGCAACCACACGTGGCGGCGTCCGCCCGGCGGGCGGCCGGGGTCAAGGGTGACCTCGACCACTTCGGCGCGTTGAGCTTCCTGCAGGGCCTGCTCGCGGTGCTGCAGGACAGCGGGCATGCTGGTCTCCTTGTGGTCCTCGACGAGGTGGAAACCCTGCAACGGGTCCGCTCGGATGCCCGGGACAAGGCGCTGAACGCGCTGCGACAACTCGTCGACGACATCTACGCCGGCCGGTTCCCCGGCCTCTTCCTCCTGATCACCGGGACTCCGGCGTTCTTCGATGGTCAACAAGGCGTGCAGCGGCTCCCTCCGCTGGCGCAGCGACTCGCCACCGATTTCGGAGCTGAACCCCGTTGGGACAACCCGCGAGCCACCCAACTGCGGCTGCCCGGCTTCACCGAGGACGCGTTGGTGCAACTCGGCGTACGGGTTCGGGCGATCTACGGCAGCAGCCGGGTCTCTGACCTCGTTGACGACAACTACCTGAGCGAACTGGCGCGCGCGGTGGCGGGTCGGCTCGGTGGCCGAGTTGGTGTGGCACCCCGGGTCTACCTCAAGAAACTTGTCGCCGACGTGTTCGACCGTGTCGACCAGTTCGACGACTGGGATCCGCGCCGCAACTACGAGTTGACGCTGCGTTCCGACGAGCTGACCGAGATCGAGCGCAACGCTGCCTCAGCCGACGACATCAACCTGTCGATGTGA
- a CDS encoding DEAD/DEAH box helicase codes for MNEERLLDPVVLHHVVNSLGWPDLRPLQRASIGPLVQGDDALLLAPTAGGKTEAALFPLLSRMAEQSWTGTSLLYLCPLKALLNNLLPRLERYAGWLGRAVALWHGDVATSARRAVLWQRPDILLSTPESLEAMLVSVNVDHRLFFAGLRAVVVDEVHAFAGDDRGWHLLAVLERLTRVTDRPLQRVGLSATVGNPDQLLTWLQGSGAGSRPGRVIAPELRDKPAADSTAPPPGQIELDYVGSLTNAAKVISALHAGEKRLVFCESRQTVEELGQLLRERGITTFLSHASLSADERRRSEQAFAEARDCVIVSTSTLELGIDVGDLDRFIQIDSPATVASFLQRLGRTGRRPGGTRNCLLLCRSGAELTKAAALLLLWGRGWVEPVVAPPEPRHIVAQQVMALCLQEHRIGDRLWSAEWNGLGPFGPGAEPIVRHLVDQGYLDGDGGLLFIGPEAERRFGRRHFMEMTAVFTGPPEFTVLHGRTELGRVDPSLLTEKVPGERRLLLGGRAWRVTYVDWRRRRCFVEPADGGGRARWTASGWVGTGHALTRAMRDVLLGADPPVQLTARAKTRLSVERDERSALVHPGGSMAVRTAKGDLLWWTWAGLRANATLAATLSEVVDPAQRFDDYAIRLRDNLTSEDWRSLVADAGHRICLPEVNDRAVAGLKFSTALPERLARATLAARLADLPGAAALLDEPVRFVVLSP; via the coding sequence GTGAACGAGGAACGCCTGCTCGACCCGGTCGTCCTGCACCACGTCGTCAACAGTCTCGGCTGGCCCGACCTACGGCCCCTGCAACGCGCGTCGATCGGGCCTTTGGTGCAGGGCGACGACGCGCTGCTTCTCGCACCGACCGCCGGAGGGAAGACCGAAGCAGCGCTCTTTCCCTTGCTCTCCCGCATGGCCGAGCAGAGCTGGACCGGTACCTCGCTGCTGTACCTCTGCCCGCTGAAGGCGCTGCTCAACAACCTGCTGCCTCGACTCGAGCGGTACGCCGGGTGGCTGGGGCGCGCCGTGGCGCTGTGGCACGGCGACGTCGCCACGTCCGCCCGCCGTGCCGTGCTCTGGCAGCGTCCGGACATCCTGCTCAGCACACCCGAGTCCCTGGAGGCGATGCTGGTCAGCGTCAACGTCGACCACCGGCTGTTCTTCGCCGGCCTCCGGGCGGTGGTGGTGGACGAGGTGCACGCGTTTGCCGGGGACGACCGGGGATGGCACCTGCTCGCTGTCCTCGAACGATTGACGCGGGTGACCGATCGGCCACTGCAGCGGGTGGGACTGTCCGCAACGGTCGGTAACCCCGACCAACTGCTGACCTGGCTGCAGGGATCCGGCGCAGGGTCCCGACCGGGTCGCGTGATCGCCCCGGAACTGAGGGACAAGCCGGCCGCAGATTCCACCGCTCCGCCACCCGGGCAGATCGAACTCGACTACGTCGGGTCGCTCACCAACGCCGCGAAAGTCATCTCCGCCCTGCACGCCGGAGAGAAGCGGTTGGTCTTCTGCGAGTCCCGGCAGACCGTTGAGGAACTCGGGCAGTTGCTGCGCGAGCGTGGAATCACCACCTTCCTGTCGCACGCCTCCCTCTCCGCCGACGAGCGACGCCGGTCCGAGCAGGCATTCGCCGAGGCCAGAGACTGCGTCATCGTCTCCACCAGCACCCTCGAACTCGGCATCGACGTGGGTGACCTCGATCGGTTCATCCAGATCGACTCCCCGGCGACGGTGGCGTCGTTCCTGCAACGACTGGGCCGGACGGGGCGTCGACCGGGCGGCACCCGGAACTGCCTCCTCCTCTGCCGCAGCGGAGCGGAGCTGACCAAGGCGGCCGCATTGCTGCTGCTGTGGGGACGTGGGTGGGTGGAGCCGGTCGTCGCGCCGCCCGAGCCCCGGCACATCGTCGCCCAGCAGGTGATGGCGCTCTGCCTGCAGGAACACCGCATCGGCGACCGACTCTGGTCTGCCGAATGGAACGGGCTGGGACCATTCGGACCCGGTGCCGAGCCGATCGTCCGTCACCTCGTAGATCAGGGATATCTCGACGGTGACGGCGGGCTGCTCTTCATTGGGCCGGAGGCGGAACGGCGCTTCGGTCGTCGCCACTTCATGGAAATGACGGCGGTCTTCACCGGACCACCCGAATTCACCGTGCTGCACGGCCGGACCGAGTTGGGGCGGGTGGACCCGAGCCTGCTCACCGAAAAGGTTCCCGGTGAACGCAGGCTCCTGCTCGGCGGACGGGCCTGGCGGGTGACGTACGTCGACTGGCGTCGTCGCCGGTGCTTCGTCGAGCCAGCGGACGGGGGCGGGCGTGCCCGCTGGACCGCGTCGGGCTGGGTCGGGACGGGACACGCATTGACTCGCGCGATGCGAGATGTCCTCCTTGGCGCGGATCCACCGGTTCAGCTGACCGCACGGGCGAAGACTCGGCTGTCAGTTGAGCGCGACGAGCGCTCGGCGCTGGTACACCCGGGCGGCAGTATGGCCGTTCGTACCGCCAAGGGGGACCTGCTGTGGTGGACCTGGGCCGGGCTGCGAGCGAACGCGACGTTGGCGGCGACTCTCAGCGAGGTCGTCGACCCGGCGCAGCGGTTCGATGACTACGCCATCCGGCTCCGCGACAACCTGACATCGGAGGATTGGCGGTCCCTGGTTGCCGACGCCGGCCACCGGATCTGCCTGCCGGAGGTGAACGACCGAGCCGTCGCTGGTTTGAAGTTCAGCACCGCCCTGCCGGAGCGATTGGCGCGGGCCACCCTCGCCGCACGTCTCGCGGACCTCCCCGGAGCTGCGGCCCTACTGGACGAGCCCGTCCGGTTCGTTGTCCTCTCCCCCTGA
- a CDS encoding DUF3152 domain-containing protein: MPINGRLLVPISLALVMASTACGTAAPVSGQAGVVVTMTPDAGSNASAAGSAPDDTPSPEVPTDAEIPTRAAGTFATATGRGRVIGTGKKRVRYRVSVERGIVWGDIPAWEPNEFAESIEQVLAAPNGWASSAQHPVTNAAVNLTRASWSFQRVDSSKIDVDVRLATPRTVDRLCGASGVDTQGVYSCKYGKTIMINLRRWLQGAPGYPVSMEDYHAGVINHEFGHFLGFAHMRCGGRGRPGPVMMTQTMGLHGCVPNVSPFARNGQFISGPWAPS, encoded by the coding sequence GTGCCGATCAACGGACGGCTGCTCGTGCCGATCTCGTTGGCGTTGGTCATGGCGTCGACCGCATGCGGGACGGCCGCGCCGGTTTCCGGTCAGGCCGGTGTCGTGGTGACGATGACGCCGGATGCCGGGAGCAACGCCTCGGCCGCTGGTTCGGCCCCCGACGACACCCCGAGTCCGGAGGTCCCGACCGACGCGGAGATCCCTACCAGGGCCGCCGGCACCTTCGCCACCGCCACGGGCCGTGGTCGTGTCATCGGCACCGGCAAGAAGCGGGTGCGCTACCGGGTCTCGGTGGAGAGGGGGATCGTCTGGGGTGACATCCCCGCCTGGGAGCCGAACGAGTTCGCCGAGAGCATCGAGCAGGTGTTGGCGGCGCCGAACGGGTGGGCCAGTTCCGCGCAGCACCCGGTCACCAACGCCGCGGTGAACCTGACCCGGGCGTCATGGTCGTTCCAGCGGGTCGACAGCTCGAAGATCGACGTCGACGTCCGGCTCGCGACGCCGAGAACGGTGGACAGACTCTGCGGTGCGAGTGGGGTCGACACCCAGGGGGTCTACTCCTGCAAGTACGGCAAGACGATCATGATCAATCTTCGGCGTTGGCTCCAGGGCGCACCCGGCTACCCGGTAAGCATGGAGGACTACCACGCCGGTGTGATCAATCACGAGTTCGGCCACTTCCTCGGCTTCGCCCACATGAGGTGTGGCGGTCGCGGCAGACCCGGCCCGGTCATGATGACCCAGACAATGGGCCTGCACGGGTGCGTGCCCAACGTCAGTCCGTTCGCCAGGAACGGCCAGTTCATCAGCGGACCGTGGGCGCCGTCCTGA
- the ilvD gene encoding dihydroxy-acid dehydratase gives MPELRSRTSTHGRTMAGARALWRATGMTDDDFGKPIVAIANSFTQFVPGHVHLKDMGGLVADAVAEAGGVGREFNTIAVDDGIAMGHGGMLYSLPSRELIADAVEYMVNAHCADALVCISNCDKITPGMLLAALRLNIPTVFVSGGPMEAGKTMAIEGVVHSKIDLIDAMIASSNEAVTDEQLGEIERSACPTCGSCSGMFTANSMNCLTEAIGLALPGNGSTLATHAARRSLFVEAGRTIVEISKRWYDGDDDSVLPRTVASKAAFENAVALDVAMGGSTNTVLHLLAAAREAEMDFGVTDIDAISRRVPCLAKVAPNSPNYHMEDVHRAGGIPAILGELDRAGQLNRDVHAVHSPSLAQWLTDWDVRGGSPTPTAVELFHAAPGGVRTTEPFSTTNRWSTLDTDAAGGCIRDREHAYSADGGLAILHGNLAPEGSVVKTAGVPDDCLTFRGPAKVYESQDDAVTAILAKQVVAGDVVVIRYEGPKGGPGMQEMLYPTSFLKGRGLGRSCALLTDGRFSGGTSGLSIGHVSPEAASGGLIALVRDGDEIVIDIPGRSIELNVPADELEARRVAEEKRDKPYTPTDRQRPVSAALRAYASMATSASDGAYRRVPE, from the coding sequence ATGCCTGAGCTGCGGTCGAGGACCTCCACACACGGTCGGACGATGGCCGGCGCCCGGGCCCTCTGGCGGGCCACCGGGATGACCGACGACGATTTCGGCAAGCCGATCGTCGCCATCGCCAACAGTTTCACCCAGTTCGTGCCTGGTCACGTACATCTCAAGGACATGGGTGGCCTGGTCGCCGACGCGGTCGCCGAGGCCGGCGGGGTGGGCCGGGAGTTCAACACCATCGCGGTAGACGACGGCATCGCGATGGGCCACGGCGGCATGCTCTACTCGCTGCCCAGCCGCGAGTTGATCGCCGACGCGGTGGAATACATGGTCAACGCGCACTGCGCGGACGCCCTGGTCTGCATCTCCAACTGCGACAAGATCACGCCCGGGATGCTGCTGGCCGCGCTGCGCCTCAACATCCCGACCGTCTTCGTCTCCGGTGGTCCCATGGAGGCCGGCAAGACGATGGCCATCGAGGGCGTCGTGCACAGCAAGATCGACCTGATCGACGCGATGATCGCCTCCTCGAACGAGGCGGTCACCGACGAGCAGCTCGGCGAGATCGAACGGTCCGCCTGCCCGACCTGCGGGTCGTGCTCCGGCATGTTCACCGCCAACTCGATGAACTGCCTCACCGAGGCGATCGGGCTGGCGCTGCCCGGCAACGGTTCGACGCTGGCCACCCACGCCGCGCGCCGGTCCCTCTTCGTCGAGGCGGGCCGCACCATCGTGGAGATCTCCAAGCGGTGGTACGACGGCGACGACGACTCGGTGCTGCCCCGCACGGTCGCCTCCAAGGCCGCCTTCGAGAACGCGGTCGCCCTGGACGTGGCGATGGGCGGCTCCACCAACACGGTGCTGCACCTGCTCGCCGCCGCCCGCGAGGCGGAGATGGACTTCGGCGTCACCGACATCGACGCCATCTCCCGGCGGGTGCCGTGCCTGGCCAAGGTCGCACCGAACTCGCCGAACTACCACATGGAGGACGTGCACCGGGCCGGCGGCATCCCGGCGATCCTCGGCGAACTGGACCGGGCCGGGCAGCTCAACCGGGACGTGCACGCCGTGCACTCCCCCTCGCTGGCCCAGTGGCTGACCGACTGGGACGTGCGCGGCGGTTCCCCGACGCCGACGGCGGTCGAGCTGTTCCACGCCGCCCCGGGCGGGGTGCGGACCACCGAGCCGTTCTCCACCACCAACCGGTGGTCCACGTTGGACACCGACGCGGCCGGCGGCTGCATCCGGGATCGCGAGCACGCCTACTCCGCCGACGGTGGGCTGGCCATCCTGCACGGCAACCTGGCCCCGGAAGGCTCCGTCGTGAAGACCGCCGGCGTGCCGGACGACTGCCTGACCTTCCGCGGCCCCGCGAAGGTCTACGAGTCGCAGGACGACGCGGTGACCGCGATCCTCGCCAAGCAGGTCGTCGCCGGGGACGTCGTGGTGATCCGGTACGAGGGCCCGAAGGGCGGCCCCGGCATGCAGGAGATGCTCTACCCCACCTCGTTCCTCAAGGGACGAGGGCTGGGTCGCTCCTGTGCGCTGCTGACCGACGGCCGATTCTCCGGCGGAACCTCCGGGCTCTCCATCGGGCACGTCTCCCCCGAGGCCGCCTCCGGTGGGCTGATCGCCCTGGTCCGCGACGGCGACGAGATCGTCATCGACATCCCCGGTCGGTCCATCGAGCTGAACGTGCCGGCCGACGAGCTGGAGGCGCGTCGGGTGGCCGAGGAGAAGCGCGACAAGCCGTACACCCCGACCGACCGGCAGCGCCCGGTGTCGGCGGCGTTGCGCGCGTACGCCTCGATGGCCACCTCGGCCAGCGACGGCGCCTACCGGCGCGTCCCGGAGTAG